One genomic region from Sphingobacterium sp. UGAL515B_05 encodes:
- a CDS encoding NADP-dependent oxidoreductase, translated as MNAVILDKDNQLINANVDLPPLKSNEVKIKIIASAINPIDYQMRENEFERRYLYSPILGREGAGIITDKGSEVSEYAIGDEVFFACGSMGSNGTYAASIQLPAGLIGPKPKNISFEQAAALPTAGNTALQVFDRATINPQDHIFLTGASGGVGLFVLKLLLANGIKNIMATAGSMNSIEKLHQLGLQKDSIINYRKENLTEIIMRRSNQQRIDVAIDAVGQRLSEVAAAVLKPYGTYIDITHFTTAAARDQLFSSAAQIINISNFIHAQKLNYPYFKNGLDRIRHNIEQEIIQPAPIYLIGKLSPETIEKGHLMLKNNQTQGNKLIIQNQ; from the coding sequence ATGAACGCCGTTATATTAGATAAAGACAATCAATTGATAAATGCCAACGTTGACCTTCCTCCATTGAAGTCCAACGAGGTGAAAATTAAAATAATAGCTTCCGCAATCAATCCCATAGACTACCAAATGCGTGAAAATGAATTTGAACGACGTTATTTATATTCCCCTATACTTGGTAGAGAAGGGGCAGGAATTATTACAGATAAAGGTTCAGAAGTAAGTGAATATGCAATTGGAGATGAAGTGTTTTTTGCCTGTGGTAGCATGGGCAGCAACGGGACCTATGCAGCATCCATTCAGTTACCAGCCGGACTCATTGGCCCTAAGCCAAAAAATATTTCGTTTGAGCAAGCCGCAGCACTTCCTACCGCTGGCAACACCGCATTACAGGTTTTCGACAGAGCAACAATTAATCCGCAAGACCATATCTTCCTAACCGGCGCGTCAGGGGGCGTGGGTCTTTTTGTATTAAAGTTACTCCTGGCTAACGGCATTAAAAATATCATGGCAACTGCAGGAAGTATGAATAGTATTGAAAAACTTCACCAACTGGGACTACAAAAAGACAGTATCATCAATTATCGAAAAGAGAATTTAACGGAAATAATCATGCGTAGAAGTAATCAGCAGCGTATAGATGTCGCTATCGATGCGGTGGGTCAGCGGCTCTCGGAAGTTGCCGCCGCAGTATTAAAGCCCTATGGAACTTATATCGACATCACACATTTTACGACCGCGGCAGCAAGAGACCAACTATTTAGTTCAGCCGCACAGATCATCAATATATCCAACTTTATCCACGCGCAAAAACTAAATTATCCCTATTTCAAAAATGGGCTGGATCGGATCAGACACAATATTGAGCAAGAAATTATTCAACCCGCCCCTATTTATCTTATTGGTAAACTGAGCCCAGAAACAATAGAAAAAGGGCATCTAATGTTGAAAAACAACCAGACTCAAGGCAATAAATTAATTATACAAAATCAATGA